A genomic window from Betta splendens chromosome 17, fBetSpl5.4, whole genome shotgun sequence includes:
- the snai2 gene encoding zinc finger protein SNAI2 yields MPRSFLVKKHINSAKKPNYSELESPTGFLTPHIYKGLPLPLIAQPEILGPTAYSPITVWTTTSLPLCPLPSDLSPISGYPSSLSDTSSKDHSGSESPRSDEDERMLPKLTDPHGAEAEKFQCSLCSKSYSTYSGLLKHKQLHCDAQTRKSFSCKYCEKEYVSLGALKMHIRTHTLPCVCKICGKAFSRPWLLQGHIRTHTGEKPFSCPHCNRAFADRSNLRAHLQTHSDVKKYQCKTCSKTFSRMSLLHKHEESGCCVAH; encoded by the exons ATGCCACGCTCGTTTCTGGTCAAGAAACACATAAACTCCGCCAAGAAGCCGAATTACAGTGAGCTGGAAAGCCCAACAG GGTTCCTCACGCCGCACATCTACAAGGGCCTCCCGCTGCCCCTCATCGCCCAGCCGGAGATCCTGGGCCCCACGGCGTACAGTCCCATCACGGTGTGGACGACCACCAGCCTCCCGCTGTGCCCGCTCCCCAGTGACCTCTCGCCCATCTCCGGATACCCGTCGTCGCTCTCCGACACCTCCTCCAAAGACCACAGCGGCTCGGAGAGCCCGAGGAGCGACGAGGACGAGCGGATGCTGCCCAAGCTGACGGACCCGCACGGCGCGGAGGCGGAGAAGTTCCAGTGCAGCCTGTGCAGCAAGTCCTACTCCACGTACTCCGGACTGCTCAAGCACAAGCAGCTGCACTGCGACGCGCAAACGCGGAAATCCTTCAGTTGTAAATACTGCGAGAAGGAGTACGTGAGCCTCGGAGCGCTCAAAATGCACATCAGGACTCACACGTTGCCTTGCGTATGCAAGATATGCGGCAAAGCGTTCTCCAGGCCGTGGCTGCTTCAGGGACACATCAGGACGCACACCG GTGAGAAGCCGTTCTCCTGCCCTCACTGCAACCGGGCGTTCGCCGACCGGTCCAACCTCAGGGCTCACCTCCAGACCCATTCGGATGTGAAAAAGTACCAATGCAAGACCTGCTCCAAGACCTTCTCCAGGATGTCGCTCCTGCACAAGCACGAGGAATCTGGGTGTTGTGTGGCGCACTGA